A stretch of Pedosphaera parvula Ellin514 DNA encodes these proteins:
- a CDS encoding carboxypeptidase regulatory-like domain-containing protein produces the protein MCRSDNTPASKQGLLRRFILGGMVVSSFLLLLCSAKAQTNSIVSTNSVSVLDTALQGGGTVVLTFDGTMSVTNAFNIIEDNVVVEGNGRVISGGGTSQVFIVPAGITNFTIKNLTIMNGKSLGASGGPGVPGINGGNNGTSGGPGGPGATGRGGAILNQGTLALVNCNLFTNNATGGNGGTGGNGGSGIFTGGNGGNGGLGASGLGGAIFNDLHATLLLTNCNLNGNSTVGGNGGAGGTNGTGGSSSLMGTGGAAGAGSGGVVYNRGTLRAINCAFSGNKGTGGNGAAGGTTSQGNNGLAGTAGGDGLGGAICNVGILSVTNCTFFQNTLGGGTGGPGGTGLFLGGNGGNGGNAFGGSIYNNNGIVNSLASSTLAGSRVTGGTNGLAGIGGSTTGNAGIVGLIGGANIANAAGTFIMGNTILTDTFPNTNSFGNITDGGSNLSSDSTPAFTTGGSSRNNNTNIKLGVFGPNGGPTLTLPLLLGSSAIDKGNGAFALPFDQRGASRPAGNQVDIGAFEFGNNYSIGGTVFLGTNGASNVTLTANGFTTVTDPNGHFVFPNLPAGDYSVAPTLTNQPDGFFQPTNYFFTLGPTTNGINFVATNIYSISGRVTSGTNGDPHITVTANNLSTTTDTNGNYTFPFIPAGSYTVAAQPSAYFQPTNSTITLGPSSSNVNFAAASVYSISGKIFIGTNGGANVPVTANDFSTTSDANGNYLFTNLLAGSYTVTPPSGLFRPTNSIVTLGPSTNKINFTSTNAGSVQLTVSSNSAVSFSLPAIPNQNYRIQASTNLSSRTNWVTIGTTNSGTNGLLIFDIPEADITNRFFRATTP, from the coding sequence ATGTGCCGATCAGATAACACTCCAGCCAGCAAACAAGGGTTGCTGCGGAGGTTCATTTTGGGTGGGATGGTTGTAAGTTCATTCCTGTTGCTCTTGTGCTCAGCAAAGGCGCAAACCAACAGCATTGTCTCCACTAATTCAGTCTCTGTGCTGGACACTGCGTTGCAGGGTGGTGGCACCGTGGTGCTCACATTTGATGGCACCATGAGTGTGACGAACGCTTTCAACATCATTGAAGATAATGTCGTAGTGGAAGGCAATGGGCGAGTCATCAGCGGTGGGGGAACCAGTCAGGTATTCATAGTTCCCGCTGGCATAACCAATTTCACCATAAAAAATCTTACCATCATGAATGGGAAAAGCCTCGGTGCCAGCGGAGGACCTGGAGTCCCGGGCATCAATGGGGGAAACAACGGAACATCGGGAGGGCCAGGTGGTCCAGGTGCGACGGGCAGGGGCGGGGCGATATTGAATCAAGGAACTTTGGCTTTGGTGAACTGCAATCTTTTCACCAACAACGCGACCGGAGGCAATGGCGGGACTGGGGGAAATGGAGGAAGTGGAATTTTTACCGGTGGGAACGGCGGAAATGGCGGTCTTGGCGCCAGTGGCCTTGGAGGAGCGATATTTAATGATTTGCATGCCACTCTTTTGCTTACCAATTGCAATTTGAACGGGAATTCCACTGTGGGTGGCAATGGTGGTGCAGGAGGCACCAACGGCACCGGTGGCTCATCCAGCCTCATGGGGACCGGCGGAGCGGCTGGAGCGGGCTCTGGAGGTGTAGTGTATAACCGCGGTACGCTGAGGGCCATAAACTGCGCATTTTCCGGCAACAAAGGGACAGGGGGAAATGGCGCTGCTGGGGGCACAACCAGCCAGGGAAACAACGGATTGGCAGGCACCGCGGGCGGAGACGGTTTGGGCGGCGCTATTTGCAATGTTGGAATTCTTTCTGTGACCAACTGCACATTTTTCCAGAACACACTTGGCGGCGGGACTGGCGGCCCTGGCGGGACCGGGCTGTTTCTGGGTGGCAATGGTGGCAACGGGGGCAACGCTTTTGGGGGCAGCATTTACAATAATAATGGCATTGTGAATTCTCTGGCGAGCAGCACGCTTGCTGGGAGCCGGGTTACCGGCGGGACGAATGGCTTGGCGGGAATTGGAGGGTCAACGACTGGCAATGCTGGAATCGTCGGCCTTATTGGAGGGGCAAACATCGCGAACGCCGCTGGAACCTTCATCATGGGAAACACCATCCTGACTGACACATTTCCCAACACAAACTCCTTCGGAAACATCACCGATGGTGGCAGCAATCTGAGTTCGGACTCCACACCGGCATTTACGACAGGAGGAAGCAGCCGCAATAATAACACGAATATCAAGCTGGGTGTCTTTGGCCCCAACGGCGGCCCCACCTTGACCCTGCCGTTGCTTCTGGGAAGTTCTGCCATTGACAAGGGGAATGGGGCCTTTGCGTTGCCATTTGATCAGCGTGGAGCTTCAAGACCAGCTGGAAACCAGGTGGACATCGGAGCTTTTGAGTTCGGAAATAATTACTCGATCGGTGGCACCGTGTTTTTAGGAACGAACGGGGCCTCCAACGTCACGCTAACTGCGAATGGATTCACAACCGTGACGGATCCAAATGGACATTTTGTATTTCCCAACCTGCCCGCTGGTGACTATTCAGTGGCTCCGACATTGACTAATCAGCCGGATGGTTTCTTTCAGCCGACAAATTACTTTTTTACTCTGGGCCCAACGACCAATGGCATCAACTTTGTGGCCACAAACATATATTCGATCAGCGGCAGAGTCACTTCTGGAACGAATGGAGATCCCCATATCACAGTGACCGCGAACAACTTGTCCACCACGACCGATACAAATGGTAATTACACATTCCCGTTTATACCGGCAGGTTCCTACACCGTGGCGGCGCAACCCTCTGCATATTTCCAGCCAACAAATTCAACCATTACCCTAGGACCATCGAGCAGCAATGTTAATTTTGCGGCGGCAAGTGTGTACTCGATCTCAGGCAAAATTTTTATTGGAACCAACGGCGGGGCCAATGTTCCAGTAACTGCAAACGATTTTTCAACCACCAGTGATGCCAATGGCAATTACTTGTTCACCAACCTGCTTGCGGGTTCATACACAGTAACGCCACCATCCGGACTTTTTCGCCCCACAAACTCCATCGTTACCTTGGGGCCATCAACCAATAAGATTAACTTTACTTCAACGAATGCCGGTAGCGTGCAGCTCACCGTTAGTTCCAACTCTGCGGTATCTTTCTCCCTGCCGGCAATTCCCAACCAGAACTATCGGATACAGGCCTCCACAAATCTTTCCAGCCGGACGAACTGGGTCACGATTGGCACAACGAACTCGGGAACGAATGGACTGTTGATATTTGACATTCCTGAAGCGGATATCACCAACCGTTTCTTCCGGGCGACGACCCCATAG
- the ilvN gene encoding acetolactate synthase small subunit has product MRHTISVLVENKFGVLTRVAGLFSGRGYNIDTLNVGPTEDPKTSRMTIVTRGDDATLDQIVKQLEKLVDVLEVQDFRADEYVDRELVLVKVSVDSKSRAEVMQITDIFRAKIVDVQPNTLTIEITGDESKTDKFLTLMKSFGVLDLTRTGKIALPRK; this is encoded by the coding sequence ATGCGACATACGATATCTGTTCTCGTGGAAAACAAATTCGGCGTGCTCACCCGCGTGGCCGGCCTCTTCAGCGGCCGTGGCTACAACATTGACACTTTGAACGTAGGACCGACCGAAGATCCCAAAACTTCCCGCATGACCATCGTCACCCGCGGTGATGATGCCACGCTTGATCAAATCGTAAAACAGCTCGAAAAACTCGTCGACGTCCTCGAAGTCCAGGATTTTCGCGCCGACGAATACGTGGATCGCGAACTCGTGCTGGTGAAGGTCTCCGTCGATTCCAAGTCGCGCGCTGAAGTGATGCAAATCACTGATATTTTCCGCGCCAAGATTGTCGATGTGCAGCCGAACACGCTCACCATCGAGATCACCGGTGACGAAAGCAAAACTGATAAGTTCCTGACTCTGATGAAATCCTTCGGAGTTCTGGACCTGACCCGTACGGGCAAGATTGCCCTGCCCCGCAAATAA